From one Candidatus Margulisiibacteriota bacterium genomic stretch:
- a CDS encoding nucleotidyl transferase AbiEii/AbiGii toxin family protein, whose translation MLDINTHKTILLQILKDIYTDTSLGPVLGFKGGTAAYLFYRLGRFSVDLDFDLLDSEQESSVYKKLEVILDQYGVIKEKHRKQHTLLFVLSYDDQAQNIKIEVNLRNFGSSFQLKNYLGIPMLVMVREDMFAHKLVAMLERKKTANRDVYDVWHFLKNRWPVNKQIVEKRTRMSFKDYLRKCLAFVESLNDRNILAGMGELLDEKQKTWARANLKKDTIFLLKIRLEQER comes from the coding sequence ATGCTTGATATCAACACCCATAAAACCATCCTGCTTCAAATATTAAAAGATATCTATACAGATACTTCGCTTGGCCCGGTTCTGGGTTTTAAGGGTGGGACTGCTGCCTATCTTTTTTATCGCCTCGGGCGTTTCTCGGTAGATTTAGACTTTGATCTTTTAGACAGTGAGCAGGAATCTTCCGTTTATAAAAAACTCGAGGTGATCCTCGATCAATATGGAGTTATAAAAGAAAAACACCGAAAGCAACATACTTTGTTGTTTGTCCTTTCCTATGATGACCAGGCACAGAACATTAAGATTGAAGTTAATTTAAGAAACTTTGGCTCGAGCTTCCAGCTAAAGAACTATTTGGGCATTCCGATGCTGGTCATGGTCAGAGAAGATATGTTCGCTCACAAACTGGTAGCCATGCTGGAGCGCAAAAAAACAGCCAATCGAGATGTTTACGACGTCTGGCATTTTTTAAAAAACCGCTGGCCGGTAAATAAACAAATCGTTGAGAAACGCACCAGGATGAGTTTTAAAGATTACTTGAGAAAATGCCTGGCATTTGTGGAAAGCCTTAATGACCGGAACATTCTGGCCGGAATGGGTGAGCTTCTGGATGAAAAACAGAAAACCTGGGCAAGGGCTAATTTAAAAAAAGATACTATTTTCCTGCTGAAGATTAGGTTGGAGCAAGAGAGGTAA